In Kryptolebias marmoratus isolate JLee-2015 linkage group LG2, ASM164957v2, whole genome shotgun sequence, the genomic stretch ATTTGGCTGTTTTTAGTAGTGAGAAAAATTCACAACTAGACTTATTGCACAGCTGGCATCCTATCACTGCACCACGCTGGAAACCACTGAGCTCTTCAGAGAGACCCATTCTTTCTCAAATGTTTGTAggagcagtctgcatgcctacgtgcttcattttatacacctgtggccatggaggtgattggaacacctgaatatCAAGGATTTTAattgaatacttttggcaatatagtgtataagcataaaaatgaaaaagggaGGACTTTTTCCTAATGACTGAACATCAAGTTTGTGCATATATGAATTGTTTTATGACTTACTTGTCTTGGCTGTTTGGGAACGCAGGGCTGGCTGTAAATGTGTTCGAGAGGCCGAAGGATCTCTGTTCCTCCCAGATCATCGTTCATCCCCTCAACTTTCTTTACAGCCTCTTCCATGGTCTTCTCACTGTACTCAACACTCTTACTGCCATTAAAACACCACGTGATTAGGCAAGGTTTAAATTCAGTATAGAGTCACACTCTTAGACAACAATAACCTGTTCCTTAAACAGTACTTAAATAAACCAATATACacatttgtgtgtaaatgtgtgtctgtgtgtgtgtgtgtgtgtgtgtttggacagAGTCACTCACGGGAAGATGTGTTCAAAGCTGGACCCAAAACTGTAGATGTTGAAGTAGCAGCCCATTGGTAAACTCTTCAACAGGAGCAGTAAAGTGTCCTAAAGGAAGACAAAGAAGACATCAAAACCACCGTCTGACAGAGATATGAAGGTTTTCATGATGGAGGGAAGACTCAGCTAAATACCCTTGCACTGCTAATCCGAGTTTCTTCTGGCTTGCTGTTATTGATGGGACACCCCATACTCCCAGATCGATCCATCAAGAACACAAACTCCCCAGATGAGGCGAGTGAGGACATCACAGACTGGGGGAACTCAGGGTACAGGCTCACCATCACCACTGGATCACCCATCAGAGTGCCTGAAATATGATGGGATGGAAAAATGACTCATCATCCTACATTCTAATAAACACACCAAATCATGTAAAACATCAGTATGAGAATGAAGATGGTGAAGCTTCCATATGTGACTCTAACAGCTTGATTGATTTCCACTCACCAGTCTTGGCAGAGGCCTGTCCTGCCTCCACCACAGCAGTGGGCTGGTGGGCGTCTTTGTAATAAATCAGCAGTTCAATGTCTCTGTCAAACTTGTGTCCTGCAGCCAACTTCACCTGCagttcaaaaacacacaaatataaataaagatatttatcTTGTTTGTATCAACCACACACAGCAGTAGCATGAGCACTCTACCCACCGAGGCCTGTGTTTGATCAGTGTTGAGATACTGAAGAGGCTCCAGGGAGCAGCTGGACTCTACTTTAGAGACTGGACGAGGAGAGGACACTTGGACAGAAAAGGACAGACTGTAGGGGACCAGAGAGGCTGGAACTGAGGTCACCTGGGCACTGGTGCCTTCACTACCTGTAAACAACATCAGAGACAACTGGGAGTCACCTGGTTTATGTTTGAAAGGGGAACATTTGTGAGGCTGGACGACTCAAATAGGACTATTGTCTCCTGTGAACATGACAGCCTCCATCCATCAGCAGGTTTTCCTACCCTGAGGTTGGTAGCGAGGGTTGAGCACAGCAGGCAGACAGAACCTCAGCCCGTCATCCGCCTGCACAGCCAGCTCAGTGACGTACTCCAGCCTGATGGAGGCGCTCTCTCCTGGAGGCAGACTGCCCACACTCAGAGAGAATATATCTGGACTCTGCACACTCTCCTCCAACAGGAAGGCCTGCTGACCGGAGCTCAGTGCATCATCGTACTCCTCCCGAGCCTGGGGTCCACATGAAACATGTCAGGAATGTTCACTTTACTGTGTTTCAGCTCCTTTCTAGAGAGGAATCCTTTCTGTCCAGCTCACCTGCTGCTTCTCCTTCACCTCAGCTACAATGTGGGTCTGTCCAATCTCAGCACTGAAATGACACACAGCAGCATCTCCAGGCAGagggaagacaaaaacagcctcTAGTGGTTTGTCCTCCTTGTTCTGGTAGCTCAGAGTGGAGACCACTGTAGCTACATGGTCCCTCACCTCCAGCTGAACGTCAATGCTCTTTAGAGGAACTGAATtgataagacaaaaaacagaagatgtTCAGACGATACACAGCAACTAATTTTTAAGTATTAAGAGGGTGAAGTATTCAATATTAAAGTTCCTTATTGCacataaaatgtcataaaatctggataataaataaataaaaagtaaaaaacttaATATGCACAATTTTTTAAGTTAACATGTCCAttaacaacaactaaaaaaaaaacttgtaagtAAAATTTGTGATCATCTGCCAACTACCGCTACAACTGTTTATCTATAGAAAGacccaaagtgactgaaaataggtcaaatgtTAAACTTGCTGGGCTTGGAGAAGTTTTACAAAAGCTGTGTGTATTTGAATGCCTGATGCTTCAACCTTGacatttattcttgacagttttCTTACTCGATATTTTGTGTTTggatatcaatatatctgggaaactactggagtaaacgtGTCCAAACTGCCTTTTTTGATATAGCTCAGGGTAgccttttcttgtgtttcattttatagtttgcatTGAGTACCTTCACGAGTGACAATATGAGGAAGGAATTCattgtacaaaaataaaggtTCCGCCACTGcagggtttatttttaacttctcaTTATAGCACAAAGGTGCACATTATGTTAGGCTTTCAGCTTTAAATGTATGaggaaagatttatttttggcCTAAATACAAATGTCACCATCAACACACACAAGTTAATATGTTCACATTCATTAAAAAGCAATTGTCCACATACTAATAAAAAGCAAGTATAtgatcttttgatttttttgtttgtttttttttatctgtgagCAATTGAGTAGTAAAGGTTAGacacaagataaaaacaatagtTAAAGATATGTGAAATACATTTCCAGCTTAGTGCAAACACAAACCTTGCTAATTAAGATTATTCAGCAGTTTTCTGTGAACATAAAGTCACTGAAAATGTATTAGGTcttgtttttgcataaataatCCCAGAAGGTATATATATTGTTAAATACCTGGTTCTTCATCATGTGTCAATAAGCCGCAGCGTGTCATTGTTCCTCTTTAATTCTATTGAATTattctttctgtaaaaaaaaaaaaaaagaaactggagtGTTTGCTGCTCCAAGGAAGCTCTGATAGACCTGTTAATGTTCTGGAAGTACAAAGATTAACTAGAGGTTCATTATCATCTATCAATAAACATCATCTACAGACACAGATAGTAAGTTAAAATCTTTTCCAAGTGAACAGCCTGCGTTACTGCAGAGTGACAACCCAACTTGAAGAGTTAAGCCATGCCCACCCGCTTTGATGTCACGCATCAGCCCAAGCTTCCTGGAAGAGGAGGCATGTGTCAAATGGAGTGTTTTATGTAAACTGACAGCACTGTTTATTATGTGGCTGCAAATAAAGAAGTCACATTTTCTTCTGGTAACTTTGCAATGAGCAACGAGGCTAGGATCAGGACTGACATAAACAGTGATGGTGGATTAACAGACTGTAAGAAGAATGTGAATATCATAAactacattattattattattatcattattattataactaCAATTTTGCAAATATATGCAGTTTATCatacctgtccagagtgtcccccgcctttcgaacagtgactgctgaggataggcaccagctccctgtgacccggaatggagaagcgggtaaagaaaatggatggatggatggatgcagtTTATCATAGCTGAAATGGTAATTTTATGTAAAAGGAAATGCATGATGAGGGGATCTGCTGCTGATTTTATGAATTTGCTCACTTTCAATGCAATGGACAGTTTGTAATTTATGGCAGTTTCAATTTCAGGAAAAGAGACAGAATATCagctataaaataaaagtaataataataataattttataaaagttacacaCTGATGTCCATCAGCGCTCTAAGTTGGCTTGTACTCTCTGGTATACAGTGGCTGCACTTCTAAATTGTCATCCTTAGCGTACCGGTACTTTCTGTTGTGTATCTCCACTTCTCATAAACCTATTCAGCGTCAGTGTCTCCAACTGTGAGCTACGGGTGATTCATATAAACTGCATTTATTCACGTTTCATCATGAATTCATCTTTGTTACTGTTCAGTTACATTGTGAAAACAGGTTGAAATAAATATCACTGTTTGGTAGTACGCCACTAGAAAGTCCAACTGGATTTTTTTCAGTCATGGATAATGTAAGGCATACGTTGTTAAATTAGCTGAAATGGAAGTTTTACTTCACGCAGagttttgaaattaaatgtttgctgtTGGAAAAATACCTCAATGATTCAATGACATTTCTTAATAAAGAAGTAGACTGAGAACCAATCTCACTTTTAAGGTAATTTAATTCTCGCGAGTGAGCAGCAGTTTGTGCGGTAATTCATGTAGAAGCGACTGCCAACTCAAGAAACATCTCAGGCATCATTTATACACTTCTGAAACTAGAAGGGGTGTTACATTCAGCTGTACAAACTAACCACAGTCAGAAACCTAACTGGTGACAAGGAAACtgtctgttctgctttttatggCCCGCAGCTGCAGTTGTAAAAAGCCTCATCTCCCACGACCTAAAGCAGGAtgattagaaaaacaaaatcttctcCTAATAATGAATGAACTTTTAAACTCTGAGCAAATAAGGTTcaacagttaaaaaacaaaagacacactGTTTTAGGTCTTAAAATATATGTTCCCACATTTACAGAACTGGGTCTTAACTTCAGCAAAATATGTGATAGACCCATAAACTGTTGATGCAACTCTTTATCCTCCATAACTTTTATTTGATATAAAGTTCATATTCATGCAAAATACCATTTAACATTTCAGATGAGTTAAATCTTCACACATTGAATTTTATCTCGCAACAAATCAaactatttgtttaaataataataaacaaataatttcaaaatacTGAACCACcaatgaaaacagttttgaacACTTTATTTGTAGATGGTCTGATGGTCTGATACAGTTCATCCGTCCATCTTTTACCACTTATTTGTGGCTTGGTTGCAGGggaaacaggtccaggagatcaacccagacatccctcggCCCAGAGACACTCttagctcctcctgggggatcccgaGGTGTGGGCAGTTCATCCACGGAGGTGACTGGGCGACGCCCcaccaaaaacagcaaaacatctcattccTTTTTATCTTCTTAAATCCATAACTGAGTTGTCTGAGGAGCTCGTCCTGCCTCCAAGTCATTATCCAATCAGCATGAAGCTCTGTTTAGTGGAGTTCCACTCCTTCAGGGGCAAGAGAGTCCAAGTCCCGTCACCCCTGACACTGTCATTGACTTTACTGTAAAACTGCTTCCCCCCCCATCCTCCTTTGGGTTCCAGGAGAGAGAGTACGTAGATCTACATCAGTGCAGACCACAACAGAACTAACGAGAAGAAACAGATTTCTGTAAATTTTAGCTGTCCAGTCCCACTGGTTTCCATGCCCGCGTCTTTTTGCTTCCTCAGATGAACAGATGTTAGATGGCAGCGTTTCATGTTTCCAGCTTTGTCCCACACCAGCACCTCTGCCtgagctgagcagcagctggatgtgTACATCACCCAGAGTGGCTGGGTCGAACTCATTGCCCACTCAGAAACATTCAAAGGAGGGTCTCCTGTCTCTAATCTAGCTCTGTAGTGGTGATGATAGTTCCGATGTGGACCTCTGCCTGTTGATTGagtcttgtgtttgtgctgctgctcGAGGCCCAGTTGGACTTCTTCTAGGCTGCCATCTGTGGGTGGTAAGCTGTGAAATACAGTCAGAGAACCTTCACCATTCAATAGCTGAAGGGCAGCAAGGCCAGAGCGACCATTATCTGACACAACCAGAGACAGGCTCCAGCTAGACTTGGTACAAACTGCAGTGCAGTCAGACTGAACCTGTACAGCAGAGCAGAATGGTGGAGACGTGTCAGCATCCTACA encodes the following:
- the LOC108251579 gene encoding von Willebrand factor A domain-containing protein 5A encodes the protein MTRCGLLTHDEEPVPLKSIDVQLEVRDHVATVVSTLSYQNKEDKPLEAVFVFPLPGDAAVCHFSAEIGQTHIVAEVKEKQQAREEYDDALSSGQQAFLLEESVQSPDIFSLSVGSLPPGESASIRLEYVTELAVQADDGLRFCLPAVLNPRYQPQGSEGTSAQVTSVPASLVPYSLSFSVQVSSPRPVSKVESSCSLEPLQYLNTDQTQASVKLAAGHKFDRDIELLIYYKDAHQPTAVVEAGQASAKTGTLMGDPVVMVSLYPEFPQSVMSSLASSGEFVFLMDRSGSMGCPINNSKPEETRISSARDTLLLLLKSLPMGCYFNIYSFGSSFEHIFPKSVEYSEKTMEEAVKKVEGMNDDLGGTEILRPLEHIYSQPCVPKQPRQLFVFTDGEVGNTKDVIDLVKKNAGSHRCFSFGIGEGASSALINGLAKEGGGHPQFITGTDRMQPKVEADSKLA